Within the Corynebacterium afermentans subsp. lipophilum genome, the region CTCAATCACCTCGGTGAAGGCGCGCTGCGCGCCGACCATGTCGGACAGCCAGGCCTCGTCGCCGAAGCGCGCATCCACGGCCACGTCGATGCCCAGCTCGTCCGCAAGCGGGGCGACGGTGGTCTGGCAACGCTCCGGCGCCGCGGAGTAGATCCGCTCCGGGGAAAATGCGCTGAGCAGCGGGATCAGCATCTCGGATTGGCGGCGGCCCTTCTTGTCCAACGGGCGCAAGTTGTCGTCGCCGGACCACTTCTCACGCTCGTGCGCGCGGGCGTGGCGCACGTACAGCACGCGTGCGTCCGCCGGGGTGGCGAAGCGTTTCTTCGCCTTGTGCAGCACCTGGCGGTCTAAGTCGTAGGTCATCAGCTCGCAGGCGTCGTCGAGAGGCAGCCAGCGGATCTCGTCCACCTCGTCGTTGGGCTCGAACTCGCCGCCGGTGACCTCGCCGGTCCAGTAGTAGACCACCTTCGTGGTCTTCTTCACCGGGTAGACCGTCTTGCCCAACAGCTTGCCCAGGCGCACGTCGAAACCGGTTTCTTCCTTGATCTCGCGCACCGCGGTCTGCACCAGGGATTCGTCCGGGTCCAGCTTGCCCTTGGCCAACGACCAGTCGTCGTAGTGCGGGCGGTGGATGCACGCCACCTCCAGCGAGTCAGGTTGTGCCAGGTCGCCGCGCCAGAGCACCGCGCCGGCGGCAAGCGTGGTGCGCTTGAACTCGCTTTGCGGGTGGTTGGGGATTTCCTGCAGGCGCCCGGTGAGGAACATCTCGCCGCGCGTGTCCTTGTCCTGCTCGTGCAGTTGGCGGTCGTCATTTGGCATACGTTCCATTGTGTCGCAGACTCGGCGGGCGCGCTACGTCCGGGCGGGGTCCGGGCGGGGTGGTACGTTGTAGCGGTTGAAAAACGCTGGGAGGACGCACTGATGGTCAACGTGGCAGTACTGGGCGCCGGTTCCTGGGGGACCACCCTTGCCAAGGTGTTCGCGGACGCGGGCAACCCCGTGAGCCTGTGGGCGCGGCGCGAGGAGCTCGCACGCACAATCCGCGACACCCGGGAAAACCCCGACTACCTGCCCGGCATCGAACTCCCGGCGGCGATCCAGGCCACCTCGAACGCCGCCAAGGCGCTGGAGAACGCGGCGATAGTCGTCTTCGGCGTGCCCAGCCAGACCATGCGAGACAACCTCACCCGCTGG harbors:
- a CDS encoding NUDIX hydrolase, coding for MPNDDRQLHEQDKDTRGEMFLTGRLQEIPNHPQSEFKRTTLAAGAVLWRGDLAQPDSLEVACIHRPHYDDWSLAKGKLDPDESLVQTAVREIKEETGFDVRLGKLLGKTVYPVKKTTKVVYYWTGEVTGGEFEPNDEVDEIRWLPLDDACELMTYDLDRQVLHKAKKRFATPADARVLYVRHARAHEREKWSGDDNLRPLDKKGRRQSEMLIPLLSAFSPERIYSAAPERCQTTVAPLADELGIDVAVDARFGDEAWLSDMVGAQRAFTEVIEQGGTSVVCAQGDVIPGMIAWLSAQGTLPIDSDIHAKKGSVWVLSFHGGQLTGADYVPSALPVL